In a genomic window of Vanessa tameamea isolate UH-Manoa-2023 chromosome 31, ilVanTame1 primary haplotype, whole genome shotgun sequence:
- the LOC113391374 gene encoding zinc finger protein 771-like — translation MTEICCGCLNNDRRMVKIEDYNAKKCFIQIISELPNTYLEKQLQLCYECAGLLLKFTKYKQQVLQSYKALNNYAQIEILPYKNLETRNLYNISTPYPQTDDALQTIEVIKTEINTEEYLSDIKEERELSNDDEPLIKVKKKKKKNDQIKKETEDAHFFEVELSKEEILEELKQLALREDYVNAMFQCEKCVMSFPNADDLADHISLKHEMNSSKYKCSICECSFSSEVSYNYHTNKHTRRYQCVVCRERFASKRGVLKHYNMVHCHRTDMDFDYDISTENYPQHPDQSAQDDKASFPCEFCGKTFKWRTSLRKHLETHRIETGEKRKPYCAPCRLSFTTTSNLQKHVRTSSKHQIQLKLRKLTESLPELTGQDRHKAQLEIRKSVNKSRHQFPCTQCDKRFLWRGNLLRHMNSHAAKANGDLVCKPCNRTFSSIATYQQHMKISKKHVSENDFKFMCSDCGKRFPTKSRLRDHINWEHLKNYVYSCDECQKVFKTSNSVYLHKQVHKKDVVEHLCDHCGKPFPNHAKLRSHIAGRHARAAAHRCAACGARFAWHSCLSRHVRQKHAR, via the exons ATGACTGAGATTTGCTGTGGATGTCTCAACAATGACCGTAGGATGGTGAAAATTGAGGATTATAAcgcgaaaaaatgttttatacaaattataagtGAACTACCG AATACCTACCTGGAGAAACAACTCCAACTCTGCTACGAATGTGCCGGCCTCCTATTAAAGTTTACTAAGTACAAACAACAGGTACTGCAATCGTATAAAGCGCTCAACAATTATGCTCAAATA gAAATATTACCGTACAAAAATTTAGAAACTAGAAATCTTTACAACATATCAACGCCATACCCTCAAACAGACGATGCACTACAAACAATAGAAGTGATAAAAACCGAAATAAACACAGAAGAATACTTATCTGACATCAAAGAAGAAAGAGAGCTATCAAACGACGATGAACCCCTAATAAAGgtaaagaaaaagaagaaaaagaacGATCAAATAAAGAAGGAGACAGAAGATGCACATTTTTTTGAAGTAGAATTAAGCAAAGAAGAGATCTTAGAAGAACTCAAGCAGTTGGCGTTGAGAGAAGATTATGTGAATGCAATGTTTCAATGTGAAAAATGTGTGATGTCCTTCCCTAATGCTGATGACCTCGCTGATCACATTAGTCTGAAGCATGAAATG AATTCATCGAAGTATAAATGTTCGATATGCGAATGTTCGTTCTCGTCGGAGGTTTCGTATAATTATCACACGAACAAACATACACGCAGATACCAGTGCGTCGTGTGTAGGGAGAGATTTGCAAGCAAGAGGGGGGTCCTGAAACATTACAACATGGTACACTGTCACAG GACTGACATGGACTTTGATTATGATATTAGTACTGAAAATTATCCCCAACATCCAGATCaaag TGCGCAGGACGACAAGGCGTCGTTTCCGTGCGAGTTCTGCGGGAAGACGTTCAAATGGCGCACGTCGCTCAGGAAACACTTGGAGACTCATCGCATCGAGACGGGCGAGAAGAGGAAGCCGTACTGTGCGCCTTGCAG ATTGTCCTTCACAACAACATCGAATCTGCAGAAGCATGTTCGAACCAGTTCAAAACATCAAATACAACTTAAactaag GAAGCTAACGGAGTCGCTACCGGAGCTGACCGGCCAGGACAGGCACAAGGCCCAACTCGAAATAAGGAAGTCCGTCAACAAGTCCAGGCACCAGTTCCCCTGTACGCAGTGCGACAAGAGATTCCTTTGGAGGGGAAACTTGTTGAGGCACATGAACAGTCACGCGGCCAA GGCGAACGGGGATTTGGTCTGTAAGCCGTGCAACAGAACGTTCTCGTCGATAGCGACGTACCAGCAACACATGAAGATAAGCAAGAAACACGTGTCAGAGAATGATTTCAA GTTCATGTGCAGCGATTGCGGGAAAAGATTCCCGACGAAGTCTCGCCTGAGGGATCACATTAACTGGGAACATCTCAAGAACTACGTGTACAGCTGTGACGAATGTCAGAAG GTATTCAAGACGAGCAACTCCGTGTACCTCCACAAGCAAGTCCACAAGAAGGATGTCGTCGAACATCTCTGCGATCACTGCGGGAAGCCGTTTCCG AACCACGCCAAGCTGCGCAGCCACATCGCGGGCCGCcacgcgcgcgccgccgcgcaCCGCTGCGCCGCGTGCGGCGCGCGCTTCGCCTGGCACTCGTGCCTGTCGCGCCACGTGCGCCAGAAGCACGCGCGCTGA